The Cupriavidus nantongensis genome has a segment encoding these proteins:
- a CDS encoding xanthine dehydrogenase family protein molybdopterin-binding subunit yields the protein MSRAIVGTSTPQVTAREKVMGRAQYAGDIKLPGMLHAKVLRSPHPHARIVRIDTAAAKALPGVKLVVTGYDVPARHWGPHRKEQRILACGVVRHVGEEVAAVVALSEEIARDALDLIRVEYEPLPALLTPAAALAEGAPEIHAGTRNIGHEMRIERGDVEAAFAACAAVYEATYEMHSQYPGYLEPMASVAAQDGNGRLTVWASTQSVFLARARLAEALDRPVSTIRVVQATTGGGFGAKIVEENNSLICAFLASRLERPVRLVNNRLEDFQGARASVPMQVWLRLGLAADGVILAKDVRITAECGAYSGLAGDVMHVTAMRSDNMHRVQNVRSHAVMAYTNNPPRGAFRGFGGQQMQFPLNCHLTVLAGMLGIDPIEVHRRNAIGAGETSVHGWKISSTGMAECLDMTRRAIGWDDKRAAPRGTGTRRRGVGIAAAMHVSGNRTLGNWDGSTILLKMNEDGRVMLQTSECDMGQGANTMLSQICAQELGIPLAHVTVMAPDTDTAPFCLGSLASRVTIISGNAVLRAAREARHKLLALAAEKFGVEARQLVIADGRIAVPDQPGKSATLAEIARLHIFRHGGEGIHVRASYDAPTVMHDADYYGNVAPAHSFAAQAVEVEVDTCTGQVTVIDSFVADDCGKAINPLAVHGQTHGATVQAIGWTLYEHLQYEDGRLMNGNFADYTMPTADAVPMLRTDVVESNDPNGPYGAKGASETAILPGAAAIANAVFDAVGVRIQSLPITPEKVLAGLRALNEKEAARA from the coding sequence ATGAGCAGGGCCATCGTGGGAACCTCCACGCCGCAGGTGACCGCGCGGGAAAAGGTCATGGGCCGCGCGCAGTATGCCGGCGACATCAAGCTGCCCGGCATGCTGCACGCCAAGGTGCTGCGCAGCCCGCACCCGCACGCGCGCATCGTGCGCATCGACACCGCCGCCGCCAAAGCGCTGCCCGGCGTGAAGCTGGTGGTAACGGGGTACGACGTGCCCGCCCGCCACTGGGGCCCGCACCGCAAGGAGCAGCGCATCCTGGCCTGCGGCGTGGTGCGGCACGTCGGCGAGGAAGTTGCCGCGGTGGTGGCGCTCAGCGAGGAGATCGCGCGCGATGCGCTCGACCTGATCCGGGTCGAGTACGAGCCGCTGCCCGCGCTGCTGACGCCGGCCGCGGCGCTGGCCGAAGGCGCGCCGGAGATCCACGCCGGCACGCGCAATATCGGCCATGAGATGCGCATCGAGCGCGGCGATGTCGAGGCCGCGTTCGCGGCCTGCGCCGCGGTGTATGAAGCCACCTACGAGATGCATTCGCAGTATCCCGGCTACCTCGAGCCGATGGCCTCGGTCGCGGCGCAGGACGGCAACGGGCGGCTTACGGTGTGGGCGTCGACGCAGTCGGTGTTCCTGGCGCGCGCGCGGCTGGCCGAGGCGCTGGACCGGCCGGTCTCGACCATCCGCGTGGTGCAGGCCACCACCGGCGGCGGCTTCGGCGCCAAGATCGTCGAGGAGAACAACAGCCTGATCTGCGCCTTCCTGGCGAGCCGGCTGGAGCGCCCGGTGCGGCTGGTCAACAACCGGCTGGAAGACTTCCAGGGCGCGCGCGCCAGCGTGCCGATGCAGGTCTGGCTGCGCCTGGGCCTTGCCGCCGACGGCGTGATCCTGGCCAAGGACGTGCGCATCACGGCCGAGTGCGGCGCGTATTCCGGGCTGGCCGGCGATGTGATGCACGTCACCGCCATGCGCAGCGACAACATGCACCGCGTGCAAAACGTGCGCTCGCACGCGGTGATGGCCTATACCAACAACCCGCCGCGCGGCGCCTTCCGCGGCTTCGGTGGGCAGCAGATGCAGTTTCCGCTGAACTGCCACCTGACGGTGCTGGCCGGCATGCTCGGCATCGACCCGATCGAAGTGCACAGGCGCAATGCCATCGGCGCCGGCGAGACCAGCGTGCATGGCTGGAAGATCAGCAGCACCGGCATGGCCGAATGCCTCGACATGACGCGCCGCGCCATCGGCTGGGACGACAAGCGCGCGGCGCCGCGCGGCACCGGCACGCGCCGGCGCGGCGTCGGCATTGCCGCGGCGATGCATGTCAGCGGCAACCGCACGCTGGGCAACTGGGACGGCTCGACCATCCTGCTCAAGATGAACGAGGACGGTCGCGTGATGCTGCAGACCAGCGAGTGCGACATGGGGCAGGGCGCCAACACCATGCTCAGCCAGATCTGCGCGCAGGAGCTGGGCATTCCGCTGGCGCACGTCACCGTGATGGCGCCGGATACCGATACCGCGCCGTTCTGCCTGGGTTCGCTGGCATCGCGCGTGACCATCATCTCCGGCAACGCGGTGCTGCGCGCGGCGCGCGAGGCGCGGCACAAGCTGCTGGCGCTGGCGGCGGAAAAGTTCGGCGTGGAGGCGCGGCAACTGGTGATCGCCGATGGCCGCATCGCGGTGCCGGACCAGCCCGGCAAATCCGCCACGCTGGCCGAGATCGCGCGCCTGCATATCTTCCGCCACGGCGGCGAGGGCATTCACGTGCGCGCCAGCTACGACGCGCCCACGGTGATGCACGACGCCGACTACTACGGCAACGTCGCCCCGGCGCATTCGTTTGCGGCGCAGGCGGTGGAAGTGGAAGTCGATACCTGCACCGGCCAGGTCACCGTGATCGACAGCTTTGTCGCCGACGATTGCGGCAAGGCGATCAACCCGCTCGCCGTGCATGGCCAGACCCACGGCGCCACCGTGCAGGCGATCGGCTGGACCCTGTACGAGCACCTGCAATACGAGGACGGCCGCCTGATGAACGGCAACTTCGCCGACTACACCATGCCCACCGCCGACGCGGTGCCGATGCTGCGCACCGACGTGGTGGAATCGAACGACCCCAACGGCCCCTACGGCGCCAAGGGCGCCAGCGAGACCGCGATCCTGCCCGGCGCCGCCGCGATCGCCAATGCCGTGTTCGACGCGGTCGGCGTGCGCATCCAGTCGCTGCCGATCACGCCCGAGAAGGTGCTGGCGGGCCTGCGCGCGCTGAACGAGAAGGAGGCCGCCCGTGCGTGA
- a CDS encoding FAD binding domain-containing protein → MRDFAFLEPATVAEASHMLADLGDSCRLFAGGTALMLGMRQRMLAPSHLVSLDRLDALRGISFDAREGLRIGALTLHAELARSPLVQAHYPMLASMAARVANPQVRNQGTLGGNLCYADPATDPPGCLMALGAQVVVSGRGGERVIDLEDFLVDYYVTALAPDEIVTQIRVPPPGAGADGHYARFLRTAAEHRPLASVALAVRREGAFCIEARLAVGASTPVPCRLRRAEALLAGRAVTADLAAQAAAIVAEDINAVSDARGSDAYRREMVRVVARRTIAALFGVASE, encoded by the coding sequence GTGCGTGACTTTGCTTTCCTGGAGCCGGCCACCGTGGCCGAGGCCAGCCACATGCTGGCCGACCTGGGCGACAGCTGCCGCCTCTTTGCCGGCGGCACCGCGCTGATGCTGGGCATGCGCCAGCGCATGCTGGCGCCCAGCCACCTGGTTTCGCTGGACCGGCTCGATGCGCTGCGCGGCATCAGCTTCGATGCGCGCGAGGGCCTGCGCATCGGCGCGCTGACCCTGCATGCCGAGCTTGCGCGCTCGCCGCTGGTGCAGGCGCACTATCCGATGCTGGCGAGCATGGCCGCGCGCGTCGCCAATCCGCAGGTGCGCAACCAGGGCACCCTTGGCGGCAACCTTTGCTATGCCGATCCGGCCACCGATCCGCCCGGCTGCCTGATGGCGCTGGGCGCGCAGGTCGTGGTCAGCGGCCGCGGCGGCGAGCGCGTGATCGACCTCGAGGACTTCCTGGTCGACTACTACGTCACGGCGCTGGCGCCGGATGAAATCGTCACGCAGATTCGCGTGCCGCCCCCGGGTGCCGGCGCCGACGGCCACTATGCGCGCTTCCTGCGCACGGCCGCCGAGCACCGGCCGCTGGCCAGCGTGGCGCTCGCGGTGCGGCGCGAGGGCGCGTTCTGTATCGAGGCCCGCCTGGCGGTGGGCGCGTCGACGCCGGTGCCATGCCGGCTGCGGCGCGCCGAGGCGCTGCTGGCGGGCCGGGCAGTGACGGCGGATCTGGCCGCGCAAGCCGCGGCCATCGTCGCCGAGGACATCAACGCCGTGTCCGACGCGCGCGGGTCGGACGCCTACCGCCGCGAGATGGTGCGCGTGGTCGCGCGCCGCACCATTGCCGCATTGTTCGGCGTGGCATCGGAGTAA
- a CDS encoding (2Fe-2S)-binding protein — MNPISIEVTVNGEEHQVQVPARRLLADLLRDDLNLTGTKRGCETGICGACSVLVDGEVVKSCLMLAVQVRGRHVMTVEGLAAEGQLHPLQQSFMEHGGLQCGYCTPGFLMAACALLANNPNPTEDEVRHGLNGNLCRCTGYVGIVESVLSAAEAMRGN, encoded by the coding sequence ATGAACCCAATCAGCATCGAAGTCACCGTCAACGGTGAAGAACACCAGGTGCAGGTGCCGGCGCGGCGCCTGCTTGCCGACCTGCTGCGCGACGACCTGAACCTGACCGGCACCAAGCGCGGCTGCGAGACCGGCATCTGCGGCGCGTGCTCGGTACTGGTCGACGGCGAGGTGGTCAAGTCCTGCCTGATGCTCGCGGTGCAGGTACGCGGCCGTCATGTGATGACAGTCGAAGGCCTGGCCGCCGAGGGCCAGCTGCATCCGCTGCAGCAAAGCTTCATGGAGCACGGCGGCCTGCAGTGCGGCTATTGCACGCCGGGCTTCCTGATGGCGGCGTGCGCGCTGCTCGCCAACAATCCCAATCCGACCGAAGACGAAGTCCGCCATGGCCTCAACGGCAACCTGTGCCGTTGCACCGGCTATGTCGGCATCGTCGAATCGGTCCTGTCCGCCGCGGAGGCAATGCGTGGAAATTGA
- a CDS encoding CoxG family protein, whose amino-acid sequence MEIEKTLVTAAPPARVWELLLDPNVMGACVPGMESIEVLSDVEYVAHMAVKIAFINARFRLHTKIVETRAPHYLRTEGTGEDASVASSLRQSSELFLTPLEHGGTQLRIKVQVDVLGRLGTFGLSVMKTKADRMWDEFGANLLARLSPQDGQPAPGPAQQAAATQPAAVAPPSASNGHPVLPARPVAPASSGLLARLFGRGDAAHVPLAEICVELRRPDETIVVRWPAAHGEQCAAWLRDYLRPGA is encoded by the coding sequence GTGGAAATTGAAAAGACCCTGGTCACCGCGGCGCCGCCGGCGCGCGTGTGGGAACTGCTGCTCGACCCCAACGTGATGGGCGCGTGCGTGCCCGGCATGGAATCGATCGAAGTGCTCAGCGATGTGGAGTACGTCGCGCACATGGCGGTAAAGATCGCCTTTATCAACGCGCGCTTCCGGCTGCATACCAAGATCGTCGAGACCCGCGCGCCGCATTACCTGCGCACCGAGGGCACCGGCGAGGACGCTTCGGTGGCCAGCTCGCTGCGGCAGTCGAGCGAGCTGTTCCTGACGCCGCTGGAACATGGCGGCACGCAGCTGCGCATCAAGGTGCAGGTCGATGTGCTGGGGCGGCTGGGGACCTTCGGCCTGAGCGTGATGAAAACCAAGGCCGATCGCATGTGGGACGAGTTCGGCGCCAACCTGCTGGCGCGGCTGTCGCCGCAGGACGGGCAGCCAGCGCCCGGGCCGGCGCAGCAAGCGGCGGCGACGCAGCCTGCCGCCGTCGCGCCGCCCTCGGCAAGCAACGGCCATCCGGTGCTACCGGCGCGGCCCGTTGCGCCGGCTTCGTCCGGACTGTTGGCGCGGCTGTTCGGCCGCGGCGACGCCGCGCATGTGCCGCTTGCCGAGATCTGCGTCGAGCTGCGCCGTCCCGACGAGACCATCGTGGTGCGCTGGCCCGCGGCGCACGGCGAGCAGTGCGCCGCGTGGCTGCGCGACTACCTCCGTCCGGGCGCATAG
- a CDS encoding IclR family transcriptional regulator produces the protein MTTDSPQQDTQEGGQEGAPEGTPESAQDKYIVPGLERGLRLLGEFSSRERTLSAAELARRLKVPRSTVFRLLATLEMMGFVERTDGGREFRLGMAVLRLGFDYLASLELTELGRPLLDRLRDEIHYPCNLVVRDGRSIVYVAKSVASRPFASTVNVGTRLPAHATVLGRVLLEDLSLAELRALYPEERLEVYSESTPRTVEELYEMVQRDRQRGYVLHEGFFEASISTIAAPVRDRSGKVTAALGATIPAARIDPDQLDNMVEQVRRAAAELSRLLDYRPEVPRPFA, from the coding sequence ATGACGACCGATTCGCCGCAGCAAGACACGCAGGAAGGCGGCCAGGAGGGTGCGCCGGAGGGTACTCCGGAAAGCGCGCAGGACAAGTACATCGTGCCGGGGCTGGAGCGCGGGCTGCGCCTGCTGGGCGAATTCAGCAGCCGCGAGCGCACGCTGTCGGCCGCCGAGCTGGCGCGCCGGCTCAAGGTGCCGCGCTCGACCGTGTTCCGGCTGCTGGCGACGCTGGAAATGATGGGCTTCGTCGAGCGCACCGACGGCGGGCGCGAGTTCCGGCTGGGCATGGCGGTGCTGCGCCTCGGCTTCGACTACCTGGCCTCGCTGGAGCTGACCGAGCTGGGGCGCCCGCTGCTGGACCGGCTGCGCGACGAGATTCACTACCCGTGCAACCTGGTGGTGCGCGACGGGCGCTCCATTGTCTATGTGGCCAAGTCGGTGGCGTCGCGCCCGTTTGCCAGCACCGTCAATGTCGGCACCCGGCTGCCGGCGCATGCCACGGTGCTGGGGCGCGTGCTGCTGGAAGACCTGTCGCTGGCCGAATTGCGCGCGCTTTATCCGGAAGAGCGGCTGGAAGTCTATTCCGAAAGCACGCCGCGCACGGTCGAAGAGCTGTACGAAATGGTCCAGCGCGACCGCCAGCGTGGCTATGTGCTGCATGAAGGCTTCTTCGAAGCCAGCATCTCCACCATCGCGGCGCCGGTGCGCGACCGCAGCGGCAAGGTGACGGCGGCGCTGGGCGCCACCATCCCGGCCGCGCGCATCGATCCGGACCAGCTCGACAACATGGTGGAACAGGTGCGGCGCGCCGCGGCCGAGCTGTCGCGGCTGCTCGACTACCGTCCCGAGGTGCCCAGGCCGTTCGCCTGA
- a CDS encoding IclR family transcriptional regulator — translation MPKSRLPTEPDLDDGAAPEDAREAQLVSPVIRGLRLLRFIAEGGATANLSEVGRRIDVNRVTVMRLLDTLEHEGMIERLPQGGHQVGFNFLKLASRVLASNDLTSFAGRVLARLSASLQLSAYLAVRDGGDALYLLRQMPAAALVSNIQVGSRVAAHLTTPGRMLIAELPPETLRELLGPDPLPAATGQSPATHARLAEILAADRERGCAWSFSAYEPGIDACAAPVRGADGAVIAAISVAGPQQRFEADGTLRERVQKEVRQAARDLSALMGYKGDAVLR, via the coding sequence ATGCCCAAGTCCCGCCTGCCGACCGAACCTGACCTCGACGACGGCGCCGCACCGGAAGATGCCCGCGAGGCCCAGCTGGTGTCCCCCGTCATCCGCGGCCTGCGCCTGCTGCGCTTTATCGCCGAAGGCGGCGCCACCGCCAACCTGAGCGAGGTCGGCCGCCGCATCGACGTGAACCGGGTCACGGTGATGCGCCTGCTCGATACGCTCGAGCATGAAGGCATGATCGAGCGGCTGCCCCAGGGCGGCCACCAGGTCGGCTTCAATTTCCTGAAGCTGGCCTCGCGCGTACTGGCCTCCAATGACCTGACCAGCTTCGCCGGGCGCGTGCTGGCCCGGCTCAGTGCCTCGCTGCAGCTGTCGGCCTATCTGGCGGTGCGCGATGGCGGCGATGCGCTCTACCTGCTGCGGCAGATGCCGGCGGCGGCGCTGGTCAGCAATATCCAGGTGGGCAGCCGCGTTGCCGCGCACCTGACCACGCCGGGCCGGATGCTGATTGCCGAGCTGCCGCCCGAGACGCTGCGCGAATTGCTGGGGCCCGATCCGCTGCCGGCGGCCACCGGGCAGAGCCCGGCCACCCATGCGCGCCTGGCCGAGATCCTGGCCGCCGACCGCGAGCGCGGCTGCGCCTGGAGTTTTTCCGCCTACGAACCCGGCATCGACGCCTGCGCGGCACCGGTGCGCGGCGCCGACGGCGCGGTGATCGCCGCGATCAGCGTGGCCGGGCCGCAGCAGCGCTTCGAGGCCGACGGCACGCTGCGCGAGCGCGTGCAGAAGGAAGTCCGGCAGGCGGCGCGCGACCTGTCCGCGCTGATGGGCTATAAGGGCGACGCTGTGCTGCGGTGA